From Halanaeroarchaeum sulfurireducens, a single genomic window includes:
- a CDS encoding DUF1405 domain-containing protein: protein MLPERDPLPWYVAPLPKPLEDLGLRLAWLIAAVNLAGTAFGFWYYRAQFAATNPLALPFVPDSPLATLFIALSLIAFKLDWDVDWLHALAFVGLLKLGLWTPFVQVVINGQGSVDLWLYQFLIWSHLAMALEAFLIHRYATFSVRAVAVAVGWYLLNDVVDYFVPLFGDLHHTYIRAEFVAGVPDHSLYAHDLAAAWAVVLTVGATFLALATRVKRLEGVER, encoded by the coding sequence ATGCTCCCGGAGCGTGACCCGTTACCGTGGTACGTCGCGCCCCTCCCGAAACCGCTCGAAGATCTGGGGTTGCGGCTGGCGTGGCTGATCGCGGCCGTCAACCTCGCCGGGACGGCGTTCGGGTTCTGGTACTATCGGGCCCAGTTCGCGGCCACGAACCCGCTCGCCCTGCCGTTCGTCCCGGACAGCCCGCTTGCGACCCTGTTCATCGCCCTCTCGCTGATAGCGTTCAAACTCGACTGGGACGTCGACTGGCTGCACGCGCTCGCCTTCGTGGGCCTCCTCAAACTCGGCCTGTGGACGCCGTTCGTCCAGGTCGTCATCAACGGACAGGGGAGTGTCGACCTCTGGCTCTACCAGTTCCTCATCTGGAGCCACCTCGCGATGGCGCTGGAAGCCTTCCTCATCCACCGCTACGCCACGTTCTCGGTGCGGGCGGTGGCGGTCGCGGTGGGCTGGTACCTGTTGAACGACGTCGTCGACTATTTCGTCCCGCTCTTCGGGGACCTGCACCACACGTACATCCGGGCCGAGTTCGTGGCCGGCGTTCCGGACCACTCCCTCTACGCCCACGACCTGGCCGCCGCGTGGGCCGTCGTGCTGACCGTGGGCGCGACGTTCCTCGCGCTGGCGACGCGCGTGAAACGACTCGAAGGAGTCGAGCGCTGA
- a CDS encoding LeuA family protein, giving the protein MVRCRTTTCPGQPRAIEFFQGTLAQRSEFETVRIFDTTLRDGEQTPRTSFDYDDKREIAAVLDEMGTHVIEAGFPANGEAEFEAVRDIAESTNTAVAGLARVVDSDVEAAIDSGVDMVHVFASTSDVQIEDSMHATREQVLERSISAVERVAEAGADVMFSPMDATRTDHDYLAEVVEAVDEAGTDWINIPDTTGVASPSRYAEMVSFVDERADARIDVHTHDDFGMATANAIAGIEAGADQVQVSVNGIGERAGNAAYEEVVMAAETLYGADTGIDTTQISELSATIEAKSDVPVPVNKPIVGDNAFAHESGIHAAGVIENSDTFEPGVMTPEMVGAERSLVLGKHTGTHAVREHLEDAGYDPSKEEVRDVTRQVKDYAVEKRRVTARDLHRFAADVGVEKASESSEVRT; this is encoded by the coding sequence CTGGTACGATGTCGCACGACGACATGCCCGGGGCAACCACGGGCGATCGAGTTCTTCCAGGGCACGTTAGCTCAGCGTAGCGAGTTCGAAACGGTCCGTATTTTCGATACGACACTACGTGACGGCGAACAGACGCCGCGGACGTCATTCGATTACGACGACAAGCGCGAAATAGCTGCAGTACTGGACGAGATGGGGACCCACGTCATCGAGGCGGGGTTCCCGGCGAACGGCGAGGCCGAGTTCGAAGCCGTCCGGGACATCGCCGAGTCGACGAACACGGCAGTCGCCGGACTGGCGCGCGTCGTCGACTCCGACGTCGAGGCAGCCATCGACTCGGGCGTCGACATGGTACACGTCTTCGCGAGTACCAGCGACGTCCAGATCGAGGACTCCATGCACGCGACGCGCGAGCAGGTCCTCGAACGGTCCATCTCGGCGGTCGAACGGGTGGCGGAGGCCGGGGCCGACGTGATGTTCTCCCCGATGGACGCGACCCGGACCGACCACGACTACCTGGCGGAGGTCGTCGAGGCGGTCGACGAGGCAGGCACGGACTGGATCAACATCCCGGACACGACCGGTGTCGCGAGTCCGTCTCGGTACGCCGAAATGGTGTCGTTCGTCGACGAACGCGCCGACGCACGCATCGACGTCCACACCCACGACGACTTCGGCATGGCCACCGCGAACGCCATCGCGGGAATCGAGGCCGGCGCGGATCAGGTCCAGGTGTCGGTCAACGGTATCGGCGAACGGGCGGGCAACGCGGCCTACGAGGAGGTCGTCATGGCCGCCGAGACCCTCTACGGCGCGGACACGGGCATCGACACCACCCAGATCTCCGAGCTCTCCGCGACCATCGAGGCGAAAAGCGACGTTCCGGTCCCGGTCAACAAGCCCATCGTCGGTGACAACGCCTTCGCCCACGAAAGCGGCATTCACGCCGCAGGCGTCATCGAGAACTCCGACACCTTCGAGCCGGGCGTCATGACCCCCGAAATGGTCGGTGCCGAGCGCAGCCTGGTCCTCGGCAAACACACCGGAACCCACGCCGTCAGGGAGCATCTGGAGGACGCGGGCTACGATCCATCGAAGGAAGAAGTCCGAGACGTGACCCGCCAGGTCAAGGATTACGCCGTCGAGAAACGACGAGTCACGGCCCGGGACCTCCACCGATTCGCCGCCGATGTCGGCGTCGAAAAGGCATCGGAGAGTTCCGAGGTTCGCACCTGA
- a CDS encoding HFX_2341 family transcriptional regulator codes for MQTHIIPVGFDYDRLIVPLVRDHVQVDRVVLLQGAVGSEANVEYSERIARKLEADFRNLLGASTERMTIEDVYDYDTAFVRAFRRIETELDEGNEVWVNVSAMPRTVSFAFATAAHSVMVEREDDRDRIHTYYTAPEKYLETELAEEVREEIALLEEVLDRTDDDGTVAVDVDEIDDRLQAARDLLTEFDERGTTIGAKCIDDSHVLELPVASFSNVKPFEELILFTLGEHGEFESISDLAETLAADLGEEYTDSFRSKVIYNVDRLGPGGIGYVDREEHGKSYRISLSRIGELWVRSHGGT; via the coding sequence ATGCAAACACACATCATTCCCGTCGGCTTCGACTACGATCGACTGATCGTCCCCCTCGTTCGCGACCACGTTCAGGTCGACCGCGTCGTGTTGCTCCAGGGCGCGGTCGGAAGCGAGGCGAACGTCGAGTACTCCGAACGTATCGCCCGGAAACTCGAGGCGGACTTCCGCAACCTGCTCGGTGCGAGTACCGAGCGCATGACCATCGAGGACGTCTACGACTACGACACCGCCTTCGTGCGAGCCTTTCGACGGATCGAAACCGAACTGGACGAGGGCAACGAGGTGTGGGTCAACGTCTCCGCGATGCCGCGAACGGTGAGTTTCGCGTTCGCGACGGCCGCCCACTCCGTGATGGTCGAACGGGAGGACGACCGCGACCGCATTCACACCTACTACACGGCCCCGGAGAAGTATCTCGAGACCGAACTCGCCGAGGAGGTTCGCGAAGAGATCGCGCTCCTCGAAGAGGTACTGGACCGGACGGACGACGACGGAACGGTGGCCGTCGACGTCGACGAAATTGACGATCGGTTACAGGCCGCCCGGGACCTCCTGACGGAGTTCGACGAGCGTGGCACGACCATCGGCGCGAAGTGCATCGACGACAGCCACGTCCTCGAACTCCCCGTGGCCTCGTTCTCCAACGTCAAACCCTTCGAGGAACTCATCCTCTTCACGCTCGGCGAACACGGCGAGTTCGAGAGCATCTCTGACCTCGCGGAGACGCTCGCGGCGGACCTCGGCGAGGAGTACACCGACAGCTTCCGCTCGAAGGTCATCTACAACGTCGATCGGCTGGGGCCCGGAGGTATCGGCTACGTGGACCGCGAGGAACACGGCAAATCCTATCGTATCAGCCTCTCACGCATCGGTGAGCTCTGGGTCCGTTCCCACGGTGGCACGTGA